The following proteins are co-located in the Tardibacter chloracetimidivorans genome:
- the folB gene encoding dihydroneopterin aldolase, with translation MSRLDKPARLGCGSASHSAFPQQLPSQDHMFLRGIEAHGRHGVFEAERREGQRFIVDVDWWLYRPAATDDMRDTVCYKAIFDIVVALIVGEPWRLIETFAARIATKLLESFPAIAALNVTVHKPDAPIGGRFADVGVSLFRRRSDA, from the coding sequence GTGTCGCGCTTGGATAAGCCCGCAAGGCTGGGGTGCGGTTCGGCGTCGCACTCCGCTTTCCCCCAGCAACTGCCGTCCCAAGACCATATGTTCCTGCGCGGGATCGAAGCGCACGGGCGTCACGGCGTTTTCGAGGCAGAGCGGCGAGAAGGTCAGCGCTTCATCGTCGACGTCGACTGGTGGCTCTACCGCCCCGCCGCCACGGACGATATGCGCGATACGGTCTGCTATAAGGCGATCTTCGATATAGTTGTGGCGTTGATCGTCGGTGAGCCCTGGCGTCTCATCGAAACATTTGCTGCGAGGATTGCGACGAAGCTGCTGGAGAGCTTCCCGGCAATTGCAGCGCTCAACGTCACCGTCCACAAACCCGATGCCCCGATAGGCGGACGGTTTGCCGACGTGGGGGTGAGCCTGTTTCGGAGGCGATCCGATGCCTGA
- a CDS encoding nitroreductase — protein sequence MQQTTESQSWVNEDGAALERLLRQRHSVRGFLARPIPAPLLTRVFELAQLAPSNVNAQPWRVDVLSGGAAERMRNALLHEAASGAGESPDYPITVVRPGEYRTRQIDAAKALFSATGVKREDLVARQESFLGNFRFFGAPHVAFLSMPDWCGVREAADVGMFAQSLMLALTAHGLASCPQSSLSHYAAVVKRELNIPDDMRVLFGLSFGYEDPDHPSNVVRTSRLPIEEAVAFTR from the coding sequence ATGCAGCAGACCACTGAATCTCAGAGCTGGGTTAATGAGGATGGAGCCGCGCTTGAACGCCTCTTACGGCAGCGCCACTCCGTGCGCGGCTTTCTCGCTCGCCCGATCCCGGCACCACTTCTGACGCGCGTTTTCGAATTGGCGCAGCTGGCGCCGTCAAACGTCAATGCCCAGCCCTGGCGTGTCGATGTCCTATCCGGAGGAGCGGCAGAGCGAATGCGTAACGCCCTCTTACACGAGGCCGCTTCAGGCGCAGGGGAAAGCCCGGACTACCCCATCACCGTCGTCCGGCCCGGGGAGTACCGGACTCGTCAAATAGATGCAGCAAAGGCACTTTTTTCCGCGACCGGGGTGAAGCGAGAGGATCTGGTTGCCCGCCAGGAATCATTTCTTGGAAACTTCAGGTTCTTTGGCGCGCCACATGTAGCATTCTTGTCTATGCCGGACTGGTGCGGCGTACGGGAGGCCGCCGATGTCGGCATGTTTGCTCAATCTTTGATGCTGGCATTGACCGCTCACGGCCTGGCTTCTTGTCCTCAAAGTTCGCTGAGCCACTATGCGGCCGTTGTGAAGCGGGAACTGAACATACCGGACGACATGCGAGTCCTCTTCGGATTATCCTTTGGATATGAGGATCCAGATCATCCTTCCAACGTTGTCCGGACTTCCCGGCTGCCGATCGAGGAGGCGGTAGCATTCACCCGATGA
- a CDS encoding enoyl-CoA hydratase-related protein, with amino-acid sequence MLFETLLVEQRGPVTLLTLNRPHVLNALNDQVLRDLSAAFAAYSADDSQRCAVLTGSARAFAAGADIKEVATKAASELFLQDFFSDWQAHIAAVRKPWIAAVAGYALGGGCELAMMADFIIAADTAQFGQPEIKLGVAPSMGGSQRLTRAVGKAKAMEMCLTGRMMNAREAESANLVARVVPESELLADALSTAATIAAMPPMAAMINKEMVKLAFETNLSTALITERRLFQILAATEDRREGMAAFIEKRAGVWKGR; translated from the coding sequence ATGCTTTTTGAAACGCTCCTTGTCGAACAACGCGGTCCCGTCACTCTTTTGACGCTGAACAGGCCGCATGTGCTCAACGCACTGAACGATCAAGTCTTGCGTGACCTCAGCGCAGCATTTGCGGCCTACAGTGCGGACGATTCCCAGCGCTGCGCCGTTCTGACCGGAAGCGCGAGGGCATTCGCCGCAGGAGCCGATATCAAGGAAGTGGCCACCAAGGCCGCGTCCGAGCTCTTTCTGCAGGATTTCTTTTCGGACTGGCAGGCCCATATTGCTGCTGTGCGCAAGCCATGGATTGCGGCAGTGGCGGGCTATGCGCTTGGCGGAGGCTGCGAGCTGGCGATGATGGCGGATTTCATTATCGCAGCCGATACCGCCCAATTCGGACAACCCGAGATCAAGCTCGGTGTTGCGCCGAGCATGGGAGGGTCTCAGCGACTCACTCGCGCCGTCGGCAAGGCCAAGGCCATGGAGATGTGCCTCACCGGAAGGATGATGAATGCAAGGGAAGCCGAGAGCGCGAACCTCGTCGCGCGGGTCGTGCCGGAGAGCGAACTCCTGGCTGACGCCTTGTCGACAGCGGCTACCATAGCGGCAATGCCGCCCATGGCCGCAATGATCAACAAGGAGATGGTCAAGCTGGCTTTTGAGACCAACCTTTCAACCGCCCTCATCACGGAACGTCGCCTTTTTCAGATTCTGGCTGCTACCGAAGATCGAAGGGAAGGCATGGCGGCCTTCATTGAAAAGCGTGCCGGGGTCTGGAAGGGTCGCTGA
- a CDS encoding SMP-30/gluconolactonase/LRE family protein, with protein sequence MTIIRQAKGSNPLVGWQLDPASVTRVGKGLQRPECILAERDGSLWVADARGGVTWIKPDGSQALVTQTADKRFDLVENAKESLLVGTLPNGLAFAENGDILIANFGTDRLEVMTRAGKTDVLLDTLDGMPIGKVNFVLRDRKGRLWVTVSTRAPMWDSALNSKTADGYIILIDDRGPRIVADGFHFTNEIRLDREEQWLYVAETTAKRVSRLRVHEDGSLSNREVYGPSSLGDGLVDGIAFDEYGNLWATMVFADRLVAITPEGDLLNLSDDGDREATRRFEDAFASGNVVDFDVIKATGGPLCTWTASITFGGKDLKTAYLGGLWNDSIPSFRSPVAGLPMVHW encoded by the coding sequence TTGACGATAATTCGTCAGGCGAAAGGATCAAACCCCCTTGTCGGATGGCAACTTGATCCTGCCTCGGTCACGCGCGTGGGCAAGGGGCTTCAACGCCCGGAATGTATTTTGGCGGAACGCGACGGCAGCCTGTGGGTCGCCGATGCACGTGGCGGTGTGACCTGGATCAAGCCCGATGGAAGTCAGGCGCTGGTCACTCAAACTGCCGATAAACGTTTCGATCTTGTAGAGAACGCCAAGGAAAGCCTTTTGGTCGGCACATTGCCAAACGGTTTAGCCTTCGCGGAGAATGGGGACATTCTGATCGCGAACTTCGGAACTGACAGACTTGAGGTAATGACGCGGGCGGGCAAGACGGATGTATTGCTGGATACCCTCGACGGTATGCCCATCGGAAAGGTGAACTTCGTATTGCGGGATCGCAAAGGCCGATTGTGGGTGACGGTGTCGACCCGCGCGCCGATGTGGGACAGCGCACTCAACTCGAAGACGGCCGACGGGTACATCATACTCATTGATGATCGCGGTCCTCGCATCGTGGCTGACGGGTTCCATTTCACGAACGAAATCCGCCTGGACCGAGAAGAGCAGTGGCTTTACGTCGCGGAGACCACCGCCAAGCGCGTGTCGCGCCTTCGGGTTCATGAGGACGGCTCCCTTTCCAATCGCGAAGTGTACGGGCCCTCTTCCCTGGGTGACGGTCTGGTCGATGGCATCGCGTTTGACGAATATGGCAACCTGTGGGCCACAATGGTGTTCGCAGATCGCCTCGTAGCGATAACGCCCGAGGGAGACCTGCTTAATCTCTCGGATGATGGCGACCGCGAAGCGACGAGGCGTTTCGAGGATGCTTTCGCCAGCGGCAATGTTGTTGATTTTGACGTTATAAAGGCGACGGGCGGCCCCCTCTGCACCTGGACCGCTTCGATTACTTTTGGCGGAAAAGACCTGAAAACGGCCTATCTTGGCGGGTTGTGGAATGACTCCATTCCTTCCTTCCGCTCACCGGTTGCAGGTTTGCCCATGGTTCATTGGTAA
- a CDS encoding 3-keto-5-aminohexanoate cleavage protein, with amino-acid sequence MSKVIITCAVTGSVHTPSMSPYLPITPDEIVADAVAAAEAGAAMIHLHARDPKTGKPTPSPEIFGQFLSRIKQQTDAIINITTGGALGMSMEDRLAAPLHYRPEVVSMNMGSFNFNISHAGSKVTEWKYDWEQPYLEATKNIIVSNTFTQIENAISLLNEHDTRFEYEVYDISHLHTLAYFADKGLIKPPFFIQGIFGILGALAADPQHVMYLKATADRLFGKDCLFSAIGAGRHQLPIITLSAILGGSVRVGLEDSLYSGPKTLATKSADQVSKIRTIVETLGLEIASPTEAREMLQSKGADKVNF; translated from the coding sequence ATGAGCAAAGTCATAATCACATGCGCAGTTACCGGCTCCGTCCATACGCCGAGCATGTCACCCTATTTGCCGATCACGCCTGACGAAATTGTTGCCGATGCCGTTGCCGCGGCGGAGGCCGGTGCTGCAATGATACATCTTCATGCTCGCGATCCAAAAACCGGCAAACCGACCCCTTCCCCAGAAATATTTGGTCAGTTCCTTTCAAGGATAAAGCAGCAGACAGATGCAATAATTAATATTACAACTGGCGGAGCTCTAGGAATGTCGATGGAAGACAGACTTGCTGCGCCTCTTCATTATAGGCCAGAAGTTGTATCCATGAATATGGGATCATTCAACTTCAACATATCTCACGCTGGAAGTAAAGTTACTGAATGGAAGTACGACTGGGAGCAGCCATATCTAGAGGCAACTAAAAACATCATCGTATCAAATACGTTTACTCAAATAGAAAATGCCATTAGCTTGCTTAACGAACACGATACAAGGTTCGAATATGAGGTGTATGATATCAGTCATCTCCATACACTGGCCTACTTTGCAGATAAGGGACTCATAAAGCCTCCGTTCTTCATTCAGGGCATTTTCGGAATTTTGGGAGCTTTGGCCGCGGATCCGCAGCACGTCATGTACCTCAAGGCGACAGCCGACCGCCTCTTCGGGAAAGACTGTCTGTTCTCGGCGATTGGCGCCGGACGCCACCAGCTTCCAATAATTACGCTAAGCGCGATTCTGGGCGGCAGCGTTCGAGTGGGTCTCGAAGACAGCCTCTATTCTGGTCCGAAAACGCTGGCAACCAAGAGTGCGGACCAGGTGAGTAAAATCAGGACGATCGTCGAGACCCTCGGACTCGAGATCGCCTCGCCTACGGAAGCTCGTGAGATGCTGCAAAGCAAGGGCGCCGATAAGGTCAACTTCTGA
- a CDS encoding TonB-dependent receptor: MSLVALAFASAAAAQEVRPGGGDTQLSADGDASSAVGGGVEDIVVTAQRRNENLQKVPIAVQAFSETELEAAGITSTVDLARITPGLTYGRGVGLGSPFLRGVGTSANGPGTENSVAVYVDGVYYATKASAVTDLESVERIEVLKGPQGTLFGRNASGGLIQIITADPSDDPELALKAGYANYDTVTLSGYGNLPLTDTLAANLSASYWNQGEGWGENIATGNDVNLTDKFNTRGKIKWEPSSSTRVTLVGDYAYLDTSVGLALQPLPGLKPALAGFFTGGKYDVDLDTDVGITSRSGGVSLKVEHEFSFADFLSISAWRGTHYTFVLDNDYTAVPRQTSIADAREDQYSQEFQFSGGTPSTLQWTAGVYLFSYDGNQTFTNRGIGFPTLQYSGLHGRQRAASQAVYAQVTKELFPRTRLTVGGRYTWEKRKLDGYFLSASLAGVVTTTPVPDQKTSFKKPTWRVALEHDFADDVLGYLSYNRGFKSGVYNILSLTGAPVRPEIVDAYEAGLKTTFLDRKVRLNVAAFRYGFQDIQLGSFALAGSISLRNAARAEIYGIDVDFEVAPTSRLRLSGSAEWLHARFTSFPGAPAAVPLPTGGNSTANIDASGNHMIRAPSFTANAAVNYTVPVGDGEIDFNLNYTYSSKSYQEFDEYLFVPELSLVNAQIAWQINDMYKISIWGRNLTNKFYYYNMSAVNLASTGSAADPRTYGVNFEVRF; the protein is encoded by the coding sequence GTGTCGCTGGTTGCGTTGGCATTCGCGTCGGCTGCTGCTGCGCAAGAGGTTCGCCCGGGCGGTGGAGATACGCAGCTCTCCGCAGACGGGGATGCGTCATCTGCCGTCGGTGGCGGGGTGGAGGACATTGTCGTCACCGCGCAACGACGGAATGAGAACCTCCAGAAAGTTCCGATCGCCGTTCAGGCGTTTAGTGAGACTGAGCTGGAAGCGGCAGGGATCACCAGCACTGTCGACCTCGCCCGGATAACGCCGGGACTCACCTATGGCCGCGGTGTTGGCCTGGGTTCGCCCTTCTTGCGGGGAGTAGGCACGTCTGCGAATGGTCCTGGGACTGAAAACTCCGTCGCGGTCTACGTCGATGGTGTCTATTACGCGACCAAGGCTTCCGCGGTTACCGATCTTGAAAGTGTTGAACGAATTGAGGTGCTAAAGGGACCCCAGGGCACGCTTTTTGGTCGAAATGCATCCGGTGGCCTGATTCAGATAATCACGGCGGACCCTTCGGACGACCCCGAGCTTGCCTTGAAGGCAGGCTACGCCAATTACGATACTGTCACGCTCAGCGGCTACGGGAACTTGCCGTTAACAGATACTTTGGCTGCTAACCTGTCGGCGTCGTATTGGAACCAAGGTGAGGGTTGGGGGGAAAACATCGCTACCGGCAATGATGTAAACCTCACGGATAAATTCAATACCCGCGGCAAGATCAAGTGGGAGCCCTCCTCATCGACGCGAGTAACACTCGTGGGGGATTACGCCTACCTCGACACATCTGTGGGCCTGGCGCTACAGCCGCTTCCCGGTCTCAAGCCAGCTCTTGCGGGATTTTTCACAGGAGGAAAGTACGACGTCGATCTAGATACCGATGTCGGGATCACGTCGAGAAGCGGGGGCGTCAGTCTGAAGGTCGAGCACGAATTCTCTTTTGCTGATTTCCTCAGTATTTCGGCCTGGAGAGGAACCCACTACACCTTTGTGCTCGATAATGACTACACGGCCGTTCCTCGCCAGACGTCTATCGCTGATGCTCGTGAAGACCAGTATAGCCAGGAATTTCAGTTTTCCGGCGGAACGCCGTCAACCTTGCAGTGGACGGCGGGTGTATACCTGTTCTCCTATGACGGAAACCAGACGTTCACGAATCGGGGGATCGGATTTCCGACACTGCAATATTCCGGCTTGCATGGCAGGCAGCGAGCAGCCTCTCAAGCCGTCTACGCTCAGGTGACAAAGGAGCTGTTTCCTCGCACCCGCCTGACGGTAGGCGGGCGCTATACCTGGGAAAAGCGTAAACTGGACGGGTATTTTCTGTCGGCCAGTCTGGCGGGCGTTGTCACAACGACGCCAGTGCCCGACCAAAAGACAAGTTTCAAGAAGCCAACCTGGAGAGTGGCCCTGGAGCACGACTTCGCTGACGATGTGCTCGGCTATCTCAGCTATAACCGAGGCTTCAAGAGCGGTGTCTATAATATTCTCAGCCTGACGGGCGCGCCGGTCAGGCCGGAAATAGTTGACGCATATGAGGCGGGCCTCAAGACAACCTTCTTGGATCGAAAGGTCCGATTGAATGTCGCCGCTTTTCGTTACGGGTTTCAGGACATCCAGCTAGGTTCGTTCGCGCTTGCCGGCTCCATTTCCCTGCGAAACGCTGCTCGGGCCGAGATCTATGGCATTGATGTCGATTTCGAGGTTGCCCCGACCTCCAGGTTACGGTTGTCCGGATCGGCCGAGTGGCTGCACGCTCGGTTCACGTCATTTCCGGGAGCACCTGCCGCTGTGCCTCTCCCCACTGGAGGCAACAGTACGGCCAATATCGATGCGTCGGGCAACCATATGATACGTGCGCCAAGCTTTACCGCTAACGCTGCCGTTAACTACACGGTGCCGGTGGGCGACGGTGAGATCGACTTTAATTTGAACTATACGTATTCTTCGAAAAGCTACCAAGAATTTGATGAATATCTGTTCGTGCCTGAGCTTAGTCTGGTAAACGCCCAGATAGCTTGGCAAATAAATGACATGTATAAAATCTCCATATGGGGTAGAAACTTGACCAACAAGTTCTATTACTATAACATGAGTGCGGTTAATCTCGCATCGACGGGCTCTGCTGCCGACCCAAGAACCTACGGAGTAAATTTTGAGGTCCGGTTCTGA
- a CDS encoding MFS transporter produces MTAITESLSIGERLDRVAPGRYLLKWTLFVRFALFWDFFDLSMAGVLLGLWLHSGASSAGLNAAFISVTALGMLVGNIAAAAFVDRVGRKTTLLWALSLVAVSSLLSAILPFSMAALIALRFVCGLGMGSMPVPATLLLVEVTPATARASWTFWSSLVGQAGLFASAVAAYLLLPTYSWRWMFAIPGISCLLLLILSRAMPESPRWLAGKGRDAEADAIVTKFEGDKRGVISSDRQTVLAPPAIVDDSNPPRFKYAKRLVVACLILIAANAGTYLFMQWLPTILLAAQIDLSNSLIYNLVIVSGTLLAGIAGGLIGDRVGRRKMIIISSILGFCSAASFISLINYSSALGMGAGFFLLAILTYLGTVGFLYTSEIFPTRIRGACLGVATSTFRVCNVVLPLVVVALTPIGIGYAVTGTIAVLLVAVAFAASTIRIETAGIPLDTHAR; encoded by the coding sequence TTGACAGCGATAACTGAATCCTTGTCTATCGGGGAGCGTCTGGACCGCGTGGCGCCCGGACGCTACCTCCTCAAATGGACACTTTTTGTACGATTTGCGTTGTTCTGGGATTTCTTCGACCTATCCATGGCCGGAGTACTTTTGGGCCTTTGGCTGCATTCAGGGGCTTCGAGTGCCGGCCTCAACGCCGCTTTCATATCGGTAACTGCCCTCGGCATGCTCGTCGGAAACATAGCGGCAGCGGCCTTCGTCGACCGGGTGGGGCGTAAGACCACGCTTCTATGGGCCTTATCGCTCGTAGCAGTCTCCTCGCTGCTGTCGGCAATCCTGCCTTTTTCCATGGCGGCGCTGATCGCGCTTCGATTTGTCTGCGGTCTTGGCATGGGCTCGATGCCGGTTCCGGCAACATTGCTCCTGGTTGAAGTCACCCCCGCCACGGCGCGTGCATCGTGGACCTTCTGGTCAAGCCTGGTTGGTCAGGCCGGTCTGTTTGCGTCCGCTGTCGCCGCGTACCTGCTCTTGCCAACGTACAGCTGGCGCTGGATGTTCGCGATACCCGGCATATCGTGTTTGCTTCTCCTCATATTAAGTCGCGCAATGCCGGAGTCGCCGCGCTGGTTAGCCGGGAAGGGCCGTGATGCTGAGGCCGATGCCATTGTAACGAAGTTCGAAGGCGATAAGCGGGGTGTGATATCAAGTGATCGGCAAACGGTGCTTGCCCCACCAGCCATCGTGGACGATTCCAATCCACCACGCTTTAAATACGCGAAGAGGCTCGTCGTAGCTTGCCTGATCCTGATCGCTGCCAATGCGGGCACATATTTATTCATGCAATGGCTGCCGACCATACTCCTTGCTGCACAGATCGATCTGTCCAACAGTCTGATTTACAACCTTGTAATAGTGAGCGGAACACTATTGGCAGGCATTGCAGGTGGGTTGATCGGCGACCGCGTCGGCAGGCGAAAGATGATAATAATTTCGTCTATCCTCGGCTTCTGTTCGGCGGCTTCTTTTATCTCGTTGATAAACTATTCCTCGGCTTTAGGAATGGGCGCCGGTTTTTTCCTGCTTGCAATTCTCACCTACCTCGGCACGGTGGGCTTCCTCTACACCAGCGAGATATTCCCAACTCGTATTCGAGGCGCCTGTCTGGGAGTTGCCACCTCAACCTTCCGGGTGTGTAATGTTGTTCTGCCTTTGGTCGTTGTTGCGTTGACGCCCATCGGCATCGGCTACGCAGTTACAGGGACGATAGCCGTCCTGCTCGTCGCCGTAGCATTCGCGGCATCCACGATACGTATAGAAACCGCTGGCATTCCGCTGGATACCCACGCCCGCTAG
- a CDS encoding LLM class flavin-dependent oxidoreductase, with product MMNLFAVLTNTGFHLAGWRHPSAWTDTMMNLEQYIEFAQKAEAAKLDAVFLADGNGVRDLDQPEIYKALRVDGRPSVFEPLTLFSALSQHTSRIGFVATAVTSFDQPYFVARRFASLDHLTGGRAGWNIVTGSYEDDALNFNRDAHEEKELRYERAHEFVDVCVGLWSGWKENAFPEDKATGVYADPEKVSSLNHKGRFYQVRGPLNIMTPPQGRPLLVHAGQSEGGRDLAARYADAIFAAVRTKAASKELRADILERARRFGRDPKEIKFLPGMTPYHGSSKKNAEARIAGLSELIPPAVGIQHLVHSVKHPFTVEDLDKPMPLLEADVIGAGSPRKLVNEYVRADAVTVRQAYQRLIPGLGLPIFAGTATDIADEMEDWYRDGACDGFMVGLPVVPIDLDSFTQEVVPELQRRGLFRREYSDGTLRDVMGYPKAS from the coding sequence ATGATGAATCTGTTCGCCGTGCTCACTAATACGGGGTTTCACCTCGCCGGATGGCGCCATCCATCCGCGTGGACTGACACTATGATGAACCTCGAACAGTACATCGAGTTCGCACAGAAGGCCGAAGCAGCTAAGCTGGACGCCGTCTTTCTCGCCGATGGGAATGGAGTGCGTGATCTTGATCAACCCGAGATTTACAAGGCCCTTCGCGTGGACGGACGACCGTCCGTCTTCGAGCCGCTGACGCTGTTCAGCGCACTTTCACAGCATACAAGTCGGATTGGTTTCGTGGCGACCGCCGTTACCTCTTTCGATCAACCCTATTTTGTTGCGCGTCGATTTGCCTCGCTGGACCATCTCACCGGCGGGCGGGCTGGCTGGAACATCGTCACGGGCTCCTACGAAGATGATGCGCTGAATTTCAATCGCGACGCACACGAGGAAAAGGAACTTCGTTATGAGCGCGCGCACGAATTCGTCGATGTTTGTGTGGGGTTGTGGAGCGGTTGGAAGGAGAATGCGTTCCCGGAGGACAAGGCTACCGGTGTCTACGCCGATCCCGAAAAAGTGAGTTCACTAAATCACAAGGGTCGTTTCTACCAGGTTCGCGGTCCCCTCAACATCATGACGCCCCCACAGGGGCGGCCGTTGCTGGTGCATGCTGGTCAGTCCGAAGGGGGACGGGACCTCGCGGCTCGATATGCAGACGCCATCTTTGCGGCAGTGCGTACGAAGGCCGCCAGTAAGGAACTGCGGGCCGACATCCTAGAGCGCGCCCGGCGTTTCGGCCGCGATCCCAAGGAAATCAAGTTTCTGCCGGGAATGACGCCTTATCACGGCAGCTCAAAGAAAAATGCGGAGGCTAGAATCGCAGGTCTTTCAGAGCTCATTCCGCCGGCAGTTGGAATCCAGCACCTGGTTCACTCCGTGAAGCATCCGTTTACCGTAGAGGACCTCGATAAGCCAATGCCGCTGTTGGAGGCTGACGTTATCGGTGCCGGGTCACCTCGTAAATTGGTGAACGAATATGTGCGCGCAGACGCAGTAACTGTCCGTCAAGCCTATCAGCGCCTGATTCCCGGCCTCGGCCTGCCGATCTTCGCCGGGACGGCTACGGATATCGCTGACGAGATGGAGGACTGGTACCGGGACGGTGCTTGTGACGGCTTCATGGTCGGTCTCCCGGTCGTGCCGATAGACCTCGATTCGTTCACACAAGAAGTTGTTCCTGAGCTCCAGCGGCGCGGACTTTTTCGCCGTGAGTACAGCGACGGCACTCTCAGGGACGTGATGGGATATCCAAAAGCATCTTGA